One genomic window of Actinoalloteichus hoggarensis includes the following:
- a CDS encoding type I polyketide synthase: protein MSNEAKLREYLKRVTAELHDTSERLYQLEEAAGEPIAIVGMACRFPGGIESPEDLWDVLAAGGDVISGFPADRGWDVESRYAPGSDRSGTVHAREGGFLYDVADFDAEFFGISPREALAMDPQQRLLLEASWEVVERAGIDAESLRGSATGVFVGLMHHDYAARLNGLPEDLEGYVGNGNAGSVASGRVAYTLGLEGPAVTVDTACSSSLVALHLATQAVRAGECSMAIAGGVSVMSTPDVFAEFSRQGGLAPDGRCKPFAGRSDGAGFSEGVGLVLVERLSDARRRGHSVLAVVRGSAINQDGASNGLTAPNGPAQQRVIRQALTSAGVTAAEVDVVEAHGTGTRLGDPIEAQAIIATYGQDRPRPLLLGSVKSNLGHTQAAAGIAGVLKMVLGMRHGTVPRTLHVDVPTPHVDWSAGTVELASEAVTWESSGARRAGVSSFGISGTNAHVILEEAPAPADPAADAEASSPADPENATGGPAETPSSDKAISWLISAKSAAALRAQAGRLSAHVTARPDLRAADVAYSLATTRSTFEHRAVAVGRDRAELLAGLDALRQGSPAPGVIAGVADVEGRTVFVFPGQGAQWPGMGVALLDTAPVFRAAIAECERALAPLVDWSLTDVLRGAPGAPGYERIDVVQPALFAVMISLARLWRDRGVHPAAVVGHSQGEIAAAYVAGALSLDDAMKVVVLRSRLFARRLVGNGAVASVAMSEADLRRRLARWDGRLEVSGMNGPRSSAVAGAVDALEELVAELVAEGVRARIVPATVASHCAQVDPLRDTLLELLDGITPRSGDIPFYSTVTGGELDTAELTPEYWYRNARLPIDFVGALRALFATGHQTFIEASAHPVLVAGVQETAQGADTPVVTVGTLRRDDGGESRLLVSLAEAHVRGVPVDWPVRDGARKVELPTYAFARERFWLDVTSEPATGGEAVDSEFWAAVEAGDLPALSAALDVAEGGLSDIVPALAAWRRRDQDRRAAHEWRYDVGWSPVAANGSETLDGRWLLLTGPAGEPTAAALAERGADVTVLRVDVAAADRVALVEQLRAAAGPDLTGIVSLLAQDDGPHPVLADVSRGLAASVALVQALGDLATDAPLWWVTGGAVAVDVAADGSPSSPTQAGAWGLGRVVALEHPRRWGGLIDLPPQVDDRGITRLIQSLTRADGEDQLAVRAAGVFARRLRHAGRPASRRAWRPDGTVLVTGGTGGVGAHVARWLIGAGAEHVVLTSRRGDQAPGASDLRAELEGIGGRITIAACDVADRDKVAALLAEHPVSAVFHTAGVGDTASIDDITPDHLAELLRAKVTGARNLDELTRNRELSAFVLFSSGAGIWGGSGQGAYAAANAQLDGLAECRRAQGRPTTSVAWGFWGGGAGMAGGEAGDLLSRWGLRPLAPELAVAALHAALDGDETTVTVADIDWARFAPQFTVARPSPLLADLPEPRAAETRADAAPSGLAATLAALGTAERRAAVRDLVLAQTAAVLGHRSADAVSPSRAFKELGFDSLTAVELRNQLTSAIGVSLPTTVVFDHPNATALADHVVTVLFGGAEPERPVETTAAAADDPVVIVGMTCRFPGDVDSPDDLWRLLLAEADVMSEFPTDRGWDLARLHDPDPDRPGTTVTRRGGFLRDVAHFDAAFFGISPREATGMDPQQRQLLETSWELFERAGLDPATLRGSDTGVFIGNNGQDYTVGIRDIPEEVAGHLLIGNAGSVVSGRVAYAFGLEGPAITVDTACSSSLVAMHHAIRALRSGDCSLAITGGVTAMFTPRAFVEFSKQGGLAPDGRCKSFAADADGTVWSEGTALLLLERLSDARRRGHTVLAVVRGSALNQDGASNGLSAPSGPAQQRVIRRALADAGLSAADVDVVEAHGTGTRLGDPIEASALLAAYGQDRPRPLLLGSVKSNLGHTQAPGGVASVIKMVLAMRHGIVPKTLHVEEPTPHVDWSSGAVELATEAVRWPDSGRPRRAGVSSFGVSGTNAHVVLEAAPVAERSEDPVESTSGTAVPWVLSARSAPALRAQAVRLADFVRDRPALRPVDVGASLASRALLDHRVLISGSRLDDFLPGLADVVSGVLPVGGRPADSGVVLVFPGQGSQWVGMAVGLAAVSPVFAARLGECGEALSEFVDWSLPDVLSDEAALSRVDVVQPVLFAVMVSLAELWRSVGVVPAAVVGHSQGEIAAAVVSGGLSLRDGARIVVSRSRLIAGLGGGGGMVSVGLPAAEVVDLLPAGVSLAAVNGPASVVVSGSEQSLAELVADCESRNVRARWIPVDYASHSVLMDALRDELLDVLAGIEPRSSTVPFYSSVTGAAKDTASLDARYWFDNLRETVRFDRAVESLLSDGLGVFVESSAHPVLTYGIGEVVEEHGAENVLVVGTLRRDDGGLDRFLASAGELFAHGIDLDLTPFLTGGRLVELPTYAFQHERYWLDTRAEAPDVTSAGLDASRHPLLHAVVPLADSDGIVLTGQISVEEQPWLGDHAVAGTVLLPGTAFVELAVRAGDEVGAGVVDELTLHAPLTLPDRGGVRLQVTVGEPDAAAIRAVAVHSRAAGARDWVCHATGHLRPMSAETGPDLRQWPPADAEHVDVSEFYDGLAATGYEYGPMFRGLRRAWRHDDELFAEVELPSGADGPARRFGVHPALLDAALHVAGLRPRATTEILLPFTWSGVTLFAGGASALRVRLRATGENELSLDVADPTGTPVAAVASVRLRTVDVGRLAETTRHDGLFRLDWRPVPIDDDARCDRWAVLGGAEAKPLAALAGVTAHVDLAAWRGSVPASEPTPDTIVLSCLPAESADSPPPPVAARAAVLRVLAVLQEWSADERWADTRLVVVTRGAVEHGADLAGAAVWGLVRSAQTEHPDRIVLVDLDDDAEAAALLPAALTSDEPQLNVRAGRVLAARLIAEPPDRTGPAAPDIAESTPWDTDGTTLITGGTGTLGAAVARHLVVEHGVRSLLLTSRRGSAAPGAAALSDELTGLGASVEVAACDVADRAELAALLAEHPVAAVVHAAGVLDDGVLAALTPDRVHTVFAPKVDAAWHLHELVGEVSAFVSFSSASGVFGAAGQANYAAANTFLDALAQHRRARGLPAQSLAWGHWAPPSELTGGLSDADRSRLARGGVLPMSVREGLALLDAAIGVGRPTLVTARLDTHAMSEPAPSLVRELVPAVRRRTAAGRGAANGVPIGQRLAGLTPEERAQTLIRLVRTTAAAVLGHRSTETVPADTAFKDLGFDSLTAVELRNRMNRETGLRLPATLVFDHPTPAALAAHLRDLLRPDDVGARPDPEEDEITTILAAIPPARLRQAGLLDVLRQLAAGEDRAVEPLGSIDELDTEELLKMAQFGGDA, encoded by the coding sequence ATGTCGAACGAAGCGAAACTGCGCGAATACCTCAAGCGCGTGACGGCCGAGCTGCACGACACGAGCGAGCGCCTGTACCAGCTGGAGGAGGCGGCGGGGGAGCCGATCGCGATCGTCGGCATGGCCTGTCGGTTCCCCGGCGGCATCGAGTCCCCCGAGGACCTGTGGGACGTGCTCGCGGCGGGCGGCGACGTGATCTCCGGTTTCCCCGCCGACCGAGGCTGGGACGTCGAGAGCCGGTACGCGCCCGGCTCCGACCGATCGGGGACCGTCCACGCCCGTGAGGGCGGCTTCCTGTACGACGTGGCCGACTTCGACGCCGAGTTCTTCGGGATCTCGCCGCGGGAGGCGCTGGCGATGGACCCGCAGCAGCGACTGCTGCTGGAGGCGTCGTGGGAGGTCGTCGAACGCGCGGGCATCGACGCGGAGTCACTGCGCGGCAGCGCGACCGGGGTCTTCGTGGGGTTGATGCACCACGACTACGCGGCGCGGCTGAACGGACTGCCCGAGGACCTGGAGGGCTACGTCGGCAACGGCAACGCGGGCAGCGTGGCCTCCGGGCGGGTCGCCTACACGTTGGGCCTGGAGGGCCCGGCGGTGACCGTGGACACGGCTTGTTCGTCCTCGCTGGTGGCGTTGCACCTGGCGACGCAGGCCGTGCGGGCGGGCGAATGCTCGATGGCGATCGCGGGCGGCGTCTCCGTGATGTCCACCCCCGACGTCTTCGCCGAGTTCTCCCGCCAGGGCGGACTTGCGCCCGACGGCCGCTGCAAGCCCTTCGCGGGCCGGTCCGACGGGGCGGGCTTCTCCGAGGGCGTCGGCCTCGTCCTGGTGGAACGCCTGTCGGACGCTCGCAGGCGCGGGCACTCGGTGCTGGCGGTGGTGCGGGGCTCCGCGATCAACCAGGACGGGGCCTCCAACGGACTCACCGCGCCGAACGGGCCCGCGCAGCAGCGAGTGATCCGGCAGGCGTTGACCTCGGCCGGGGTGACGGCCGCCGAGGTCGACGTGGTGGAGGCGCACGGCACCGGCACCCGGCTGGGCGACCCGATCGAGGCACAGGCGATCATCGCGACCTACGGCCAGGACCGGCCGCGGCCGCTGCTGCTCGGCTCGGTGAAGTCGAACCTCGGGCACACCCAGGCCGCGGCCGGGATCGCGGGCGTCCTCAAGATGGTGCTCGGCATGCGACACGGGACCGTCCCGCGGACCCTGCACGTCGACGTGCCGACCCCGCACGTGGACTGGTCGGCGGGCACGGTGGAGCTGGCATCCGAGGCCGTCACGTGGGAGTCCTCGGGTGCGCGGCGGGCGGGCGTCTCGTCCTTCGGGATCTCGGGAACCAACGCCCACGTGATCCTGGAGGAGGCGCCCGCGCCGGCCGACCCGGCGGCCGACGCGGAAGCGTCGTCCCCGGCCGATCCGGAGAACGCGACGGGCGGGCCGGCGGAGACGCCGTCCTCTGACAAGGCGATCTCGTGGCTGATCTCGGCGAAGTCGGCCGCCGCGCTCCGGGCCCAGGCAGGCAGACTGTCGGCCCACGTCACCGCCCGACCCGACCTGCGGGCCGCCGACGTCGCGTACTCCCTGGCGACGACGCGGTCGACGTTCGAGCACCGAGCGGTGGCGGTCGGTCGGGACCGGGCGGAGCTGCTCGCGGGCCTCGACGCCCTCCGGCAGGGCAGCCCCGCACCGGGCGTGATCGCAGGCGTCGCCGACGTCGAGGGCAGAACGGTCTTCGTCTTCCCCGGTCAGGGCGCGCAGTGGCCGGGCATGGGCGTGGCGCTGCTCGACACCGCACCCGTGTTCCGTGCCGCGATCGCCGAGTGCGAGCGGGCACTGGCCCCGCTCGTGGACTGGTCGCTCACCGATGTGCTGCGCGGTGCTCCCGGCGCCCCCGGGTACGAGCGGATCGACGTCGTCCAGCCCGCGCTGTTCGCCGTGATGATCTCCCTCGCCCGCCTGTGGCGGGACCGCGGAGTGCACCCGGCGGCCGTGGTCGGCCACAGCCAGGGCGAGATCGCCGCGGCGTACGTGGCGGGCGCGCTCTCCCTGGACGACGCGATGAAGGTCGTCGTGCTGCGGAGCAGGCTCTTCGCCCGACGGCTCGTCGGCAACGGCGCGGTGGCCTCGGTGGCGATGTCCGAGGCCGACCTGCGGCGACGGCTCGCGCGGTGGGACGGACGCCTGGAGGTGTCCGGCATGAACGGCCCCCGTTCCTCCGCCGTCGCGGGCGCGGTCGACGCACTGGAGGAACTGGTCGCCGAACTGGTGGCCGAGGGGGTACGGGCGAGGATCGTGCCCGCCACCGTGGCGTCGCACTGCGCCCAGGTGGACCCGCTGCGTGACACGCTGCTGGAGCTTCTCGACGGGATCACGCCACGCTCCGGCGACATCCCCTTCTACTCGACGGTGACCGGCGGCGAGCTCGACACCGCGGAGCTGACCCCCGAGTACTGGTATCGGAACGCCCGACTGCCCATCGACTTCGTCGGCGCGCTGCGTGCGCTGTTCGCCACGGGACATCAGACGTTCATCGAGGCCAGCGCGCATCCCGTGCTCGTCGCGGGCGTGCAGGAGACGGCCCAGGGCGCCGACACGCCCGTGGTCACCGTGGGGACCCTGCGCCGCGACGACGGCGGCGAGTCCCGTCTCCTCGTCTCATTGGCCGAGGCACACGTGCGGGGCGTGCCCGTCGACTGGCCGGTGCGGGACGGCGCGCGGAAGGTGGAGCTGCCGACCTACGCCTTCGCCCGCGAACGCTTCTGGCTCGACGTGACCAGTGAGCCCGCGACCGGGGGCGAGGCCGTCGACTCGGAGTTCTGGGCCGCGGTGGAGGCCGGGGATCTGCCGGCGCTGTCGGCGGCGTTGGACGTCGCCGAGGGCGGGCTCTCCGACATCGTGCCCGCGCTGGCGGCCTGGCGGCGCCGAGATCAGGACCGCCGCGCCGCGCACGAGTGGCGCTACGACGTCGGCTGGTCGCCGGTGGCCGCGAACGGCTCCGAGACGCTCGACGGCCGGTGGCTGCTGCTCACGGGGCCCGCGGGGGAGCCGACCGCGGCGGCCCTGGCCGAGCGGGGCGCCGACGTGACGGTGCTCCGTGTCGACGTCGCCGCCGCGGATCGCGTCGCCCTGGTGGAGCAGCTGCGTGCGGCGGCGGGCCCGGACCTGACGGGGATCGTGTCCCTGCTGGCCCAGGACGATGGACCTCACCCCGTCCTGGCCGACGTCTCTCGCGGTCTCGCCGCCTCCGTCGCCCTGGTCCAGGCGCTCGGCGACCTGGCGACCGACGCTCCACTGTGGTGGGTCACCGGCGGCGCCGTCGCCGTCGACGTCGCCGCCGACGGGTCGCCGTCGTCGCCGACCCAGGCCGGGGCCTGGGGACTCGGCCGTGTCGTGGCGCTGGAGCATCCCCGACGCTGGGGCGGGCTGATCGACCTCCCCCCGCAGGTCGACGACCGGGGGATCACGCGGCTGATCCAGTCGCTCACCCGCGCCGACGGCGAGGATCAGCTGGCGGTGCGTGCCGCCGGGGTGTTCGCCCGCAGGCTCCGCCACGCGGGGCGTCCGGCGTCGCGCCGGGCCTGGCGGCCCGACGGCACCGTCCTGGTCACCGGGGGCACGGGCGGAGTCGGCGCCCACGTGGCACGGTGGCTGATCGGTGCCGGAGCGGAGCACGTCGTGCTGACCAGCCGACGGGGCGACCAGGCGCCGGGCGCGTCGGACCTCCGAGCCGAGCTGGAGGGGATCGGCGGTCGGATCACCATCGCCGCCTGCGACGTCGCCGACCGCGACAAGGTGGCGGCGCTGCTCGCGGAGCACCCGGTGTCCGCCGTCTTCCACACCGCGGGCGTCGGAGACACGGCGTCGATCGACGACATCACCCCCGACCACCTGGCGGAGCTGCTGCGTGCCAAGGTCACCGGCGCGCGGAACCTCGACGAGCTGACCCGGAACCGCGAGCTCTCGGCCTTCGTGCTGTTCTCCTCCGGAGCGGGGATCTGGGGCGGCAGCGGCCAAGGTGCCTACGCGGCGGCCAACGCCCAGCTCGACGGGCTCGCCGAGTGCCGACGTGCCCAGGGACGCCCGACGACGTCGGTGGCCTGGGGATTCTGGGGCGGCGGCGCGGGCATGGCAGGCGGCGAGGCAGGCGACCTGCTCAGCAGATGGGGACTGCGGCCCCTCGCGCCGGAACTCGCCGTGGCGGCCCTGCACGCGGCGCTCGACGGCGACGAGACCACGGTGACCGTCGCCGACATCGACTGGGCGCGGTTCGCCCCCCAGTTCACGGTCGCGCGGCCGAGCCCGCTGCTGGCCGACCTGCCCGAACCGCGCGCCGCCGAGACCCGCGCCGACGCCGCGCCGTCCGGCCTCGCGGCGACGCTGGCCGCGCTGGGAACGGCCGAACGACGCGCGGCGGTGCGGGACCTCGTCCTCGCGCAGACCGCCGCCGTCCTCGGCCACCGCTCCGCCGACGCCGTCTCGCCGTCCCGCGCGTTCAAGGAGCTCGGCTTCGACTCGCTCACGGCGGTCGAGCTGCGTAATCAGCTGACCTCGGCGATCGGCGTGTCACTGCCGACGACCGTGGTGTTCGACCACCCGAACGCCACCGCGCTGGCCGATCACGTCGTGACCGTGCTGTTCGGCGGGGCGGAGCCGGAGCGGCCTGTCGAGACCACGGCCGCTGCGGCCGACGACCCGGTCGTGATCGTCGGCATGACCTGTCGATTCCCCGGCGATGTCGACTCCCCGGACGACCTGTGGCGACTCCTGCTCGCCGAGGCCGACGTGATGTCGGAGTTCCCCACCGACCGAGGCTGGGACCTGGCGCGCCTGCACGACCCGGACCCCGATCGTCCCGGCACGACGGTCACCCGTCGAGGCGGCTTCCTCCGCGACGTGGCGCACTTCGACGCCGCGTTCTTCGGGATCTCGCCGCGCGAGGCGACCGGAATGGACCCACAGCAGCGCCAGCTGCTGGAAACCTCGTGGGAGCTGTTCGAACGTGCGGGCCTCGACCCCGCCACGCTGCGCGGTTCGGACACCGGCGTGTTCATCGGCAACAACGGTCAGGACTACACCGTCGGAATCCGCGACATCCCCGAGGAGGTCGCAGGGCACCTGCTGATCGGCAACGCGGGCAGCGTCGTCTCGGGCCGGGTGGCCTACGCCTTCGGCCTGGAGGGGCCCGCGATCACCGTCGACACGGCCTGTTCCTCCTCGCTCGTGGCGATGCACCATGCGATCCGCGCGTTGCGGTCGGGCGACTGCTCCCTGGCGATCACCGGCGGCGTGACGGCGATGTTCACCCCTCGGGCGTTCGTCGAGTTCTCCAAGCAGGGCGGCCTGGCGCCGGACGGTCGCTGCAAGTCCTTCGCGGCCGACGCGGACGGCACCGTCTGGTCGGAGGGCACCGCCCTGCTGCTGTTGGAACGACTGTCCGACGCGCGGCGCCGCGGGCACACGGTGCTCGCCGTGGTGCGCGGCTCGGCCCTCAACCAGGACGGCGCGTCCAACGGGCTGTCCGCGCCGAGCGGCCCCGCGCAGCAACGGGTGATCCGCCGCGCGCTGGCCGACGCGGGGCTGTCCGCCGCCGACGTCGACGTCGTGGAGGCGCACGGCACCGGCACCCGCCTCGGCGACCCCATCGAGGCGTCCGCCCTGCTGGCCGCCTACGGACAGGACCGGCCCAGACCGCTGCTGCTGGGCTCGGTGAAGTCCAACCTCGGCCACACCCAGGCTCCGGGCGGGGTGGCGAGCGTGATCAAGATGGTGTTGGCGATGCGGCACGGCATCGTGCCCAAGACCCTGCACGTGGAGGAACCGACCCCGCACGTGGACTGGTCGTCGGGCGCCGTCGAGCTGGCCACCGAGGCGGTGCGGTGGCCCGACTCGGGCAGACCTCGCCGGGCGGGCGTGTCGTCCTTCGGAGTGAGCGGGACGAACGCGCACGTGGTCCTGGAGGCGGCCCCCGTCGCGGAACGGTCGGAGGATCCGGTCGAATCCACGTCCGGCACGGCCGTCCCGTGGGTGCTGTCGGCGCGGTCGGCGCCCGCGTTGCGCGCGCAGGCCGTCCGACTGGCCGACTTCGTCCGGGACCGGCCCGCACTGCGCCCGGTGGACGTCGGCGCGTCGCTGGCGAGCCGCGCCCTGCTCGACCACCGCGTCCTGATCTCCGGTTCCCGTCTGGACGACTTCCTGCCGGGACTCGCCGACGTCGTCTCGGGCGTGCTGCCTGTGGGAGGCCGCCCGGCCGATTCGGGTGTGGTGTTGGTGTTTCCGGGTCAGGGTTCGCAGTGGGTGGGGATGGCGGTGGGGTTGGCGGCGGTGTCGCCTGTCTTCGCCGCTCGGCTGGGTGAGTGTGGGGAGGCTTTGTCGGAGTTCGTGGACTGGTCGTTGCCTGATGTGTTGTCGGATGAGGCTGCGTTGTCGCGGGTTGATGTGGTGCAGCCGGTGTTGTTCGCGGTGATGGTGTCTCTGGCCGAATTGTGGCGTTCGGTGGGGGTGGTTCCTGCTGCGGTGGTGGGGCATTCGCAGGGTGAGATCGCGGCGGCGGTGGTGTCGGGGGGTTTGAGTCTGCGGGACGGCGCGCGGATCGTGGTGTCGCGGAGTCGGTTGATCGCGGGTCTGGGTGGTGGTGGGGGCATGGTGTCGGTGGGCCTGCCCGCCGCCGAGGTGGTGGATCTGCTGCCCGCCGGGGTGTCGTTGGCGGCCGTGAACGGTCCCGCCTCGGTGGTGGTGTCCGGTTCCGAACAGTCGCTGGCCGAGCTGGTGGCCGACTGTGAGTCGCGGAACGTGCGGGCGCGGTGGATTCCGGTGGATTACGCCTCGCATTCGGTGTTGATGGACGCGTTGCGCGACGAACTGCTCGACGTCCTCGCCGGGATCGAACCTCGATCGTCGACGGTGCCGTTCTATTCGTCGGTGACCGGTGCCGCGAAGGACACGGCCTCGTTGGACGCGCGGTACTGGTTCGACAATCTGCGGGAGACGGTGCGGTTCGATCGGGCGGTCGAGTCGTTGTTGTCGGATGGTCTCGGCGTGTTCGTGGAGTCCAGTGCGCATCCGGTGTTGACCTATGGGATCGGGGAGGTCGTCGAGGAACACGGGGCCGAGAACGTCCTGGTCGTCGGGACCTTACGTCGGGACGACGGCGGGTTGGATCGGTTCCTGGCCTCGGCGGGGGAGCTGTTCGCCCACGGCATCGACCTCGACCTCACACCGTTCCTGACGGGCGGCCGACTCGTCGAACTGCCGACGTACGCCTTCCAACACGAACGCTACTGGCTCGACACCCGGGCCGAGGCGCCCGATGTGACCTCGGCCGGTCTGGACGCCTCGCGACATCCCCTGCTGCACGCCGTCGTCCCGCTCGCCGACTCGGACGGCATCGTGCTCACCGGACAGATCTCCGTCGAGGAACAGCCCTGGCTGGGCGATCACGCCGTCGCGGGCACCGTGCTGCTGCCCGGCACCGCCTTCGTCGAACTCGCCGTCCGCGCAGGCGACGAGGTCGGTGCCGGAGTCGTCGACGAACTGACGCTGCACGCGCCGTTGACACTGCCCGACCGGGGCGGGGTGCGGCTCCAGGTCACCGTCGGCGAACCCGACGCCGCCGCGATCCGCGCGGTCGCCGTGCACTCCCGTGCCGCAGGCGCACGCGACTGGGTGTGCCACGCGACGGGACACCTTCGGCCGATGTCCGCCGAGACCGGGCCGGACCTGCGCCAGTGGCCGCCCGCCGACGCGGAGCACGTCGACGTGTCCGAGTTCTACGACGGCCTGGCCGCCACCGGCTACGAGTACGGCCCGATGTTCCGAGGCCTGCGGCGCGCCTGGCGTCACGACGACGAACTCTTCGCCGAGGTGGAGCTGCCGAGCGGCGCGGACGGCCCGGCGCGCCGGTTCGGCGTGCACCCGGCGCTGCTCGACGCGGCCCTGCATGTCGCGGGTCTGCGCCCGCGGGCGACCACCGAGATCCTGCTGCCGTTCACCTGGAGCGGCGTGACCCTGTTCGCGGGCGGCGCCTCTGCCCTGCGCGTACGACTGCGGGCGACCGGCGAGAACGAGCTGTCCCTCGACGTCGCGGACCCGACCGGCACCCCCGTCGCGGCCGTGGCGTCGGTGCGACTGCGGACCGTCGATGTCGGCCGACTCGCCGAGACGACACGGCACGACGGGCTGTTCCGGCTCGACTGGCGGCCCGTGCCGATCGACGACGACGCACGCTGCGACCGATGGGCGGTCCTCGGCGGCGCGGAGGCCAAGCCCTTGGCCGCTCTCGCGGGCGTCACCGCACATGTCGACCTCGCGGCCTGGCGGGGCTCGGTCCCCGCGTCGGAGCCCACGCCCGACACGATCGTGCTGTCCTGCCTGCCCGCGGAATCCGCCGACTCGCCCCCGCCGCCCGTCGCGGCGCGGGCGGCGGTGCTGCGTGTGCTCGCCGTCCTCCAGGAGTGGTCGGCCGACGAACGATGGGCCGACACCCGCCTCGTCGTGGTCACCCGGGGCGCCGTCGAGCACGGTGCGGACCTCGCCGGAGCCGCCGTCTGGGGGCTCGTGCGATCGGCGCAGACCGAGCACCCGGACCGCATCGTGCTCGTCGACCTCGACGACGACGCCGAGGCCGCCGCCCTGCTGCCCGCCGCCCTCACCTCCGACGAACCCCAGCTGAACGTGCGGGCGGGTCGGGTGCTGGCCGCCCGACTCATCGCCGAGCCCCCGGACCGCACCGGCCCGGCCGCCCCCGACATCGCCGAATCGACGCCGTGGGACACCGACGGCACGACGCTGATCACCGGGGGGACGGGCACCCTCGGCGCCGCCGTGGCACGCCACCTCGTCGTCGAACACGGCGTCCGCAGTCTCCTGCTGACCAGCCGACGCGGGTCCGCCGCACCCGGCGCGGCGGCACTGTCCGACGAGCTGACCGGGCTGGGCGCCTCCGTCGAGGTGGCGGCGTGTGACGTCGCCGACCGTGCGGAGCTCGCGGCGTTGCTGGCCGAACACCCCGTGGCCGCCGTCGTCCACGCCGCGGGCGTGCTCGACGACGGCGTGCTCGCCGCCCTCACCCCCGACCGGGTGCACACCGTCTTCGCCCCGAAGGTCGACGCCGCCTGGCATCTGCATGAACTGGTGGGCGAGGTGTCCGCCTTCGTCTCCTTCTCCTCGGCCTCCGGCGTGTTCGGCGCGGCGGGCCAGGCCAACTACGCGGCGGCGAACACCTTCCTGGACGCCCTGGCACAGCACCGCCGGGCTCGCGGACTACCCGCGCAGTCCCTGGCCTGGGGACACTGGGCGCCGCCGAGCGAGCTCACCGGCGGCCTGTCCGACGCCGACCGGTCGCGGCTGGCCCGAGGCGGGGTGCTGCCGATGTCCGTCCGAGAGGGACTCGCACTGCTGGACGCGGCGATCGGCGTCGGCCGCCCGACGTTGGTGACGGCGCGGCTCGACACGCACGCCATGTCGGAGCCTGCCCCGTCGCTGGTCCGCGAACTCGTCCCCGCCGTGCGGCGACGGACGGCCGCCGGTCGTGGCGCGGCGAACGGAGTACCGATCGGACAGCGGCTCGCCGGACTGACACCGGAGGAGCGGGCACAGACGCTGATCAGGCTGGTGCGGACCACCGCCGCCGCCGTCCTCGGGCACCGGTCCACCGAGACGGTCCCGGCGGACACGGCGTTCAAGGACCTGGGCTTCGACTCGCTGACCGCCGTGGAGCTGCGCAATCGGATGAATCGGGAGACGGGCCTGCGGCTTCCCGCGACGCTGGTCTTCGACCATCCGACCCCGGCGGCACTCGCCGCGCACCTGCGGGACCTGCTGCGACCCGACGATGTCGGGGCGCGGCCGGACCCGGAGGAGGACGAGATCACGACGATCCTGGCGGCCATCCCGCCTGCCCGACTGCGACAGGCAGGCCTGCTCGACGTCCTGCGGCAGCTCGCCGCAGGCGAGGACAGGGCCGTCGAGCCCCTCGGTTCCATCGACGAACTCGACACGGAGGAGTTGCTGAAGATGGCGCAGTTCGGCGGTGACGCATGA